One stretch of Labrenzia sp. CE80 DNA includes these proteins:
- a CDS encoding SDR family oxidoreductase produces the protein MSEQTNWQGKVAIVTGGSSGIGRATALALTERGANVVITGRDGARLADVADKNPAIEAVQADSADPAAGKRIVEAATHLWGRLDLLVNNAGAGKPLPIEAYDGEVLSNICAVNIVGPSLLLKDAQAALTATKGTVVNIGTALSQNASPGLAHYAATKAALEHLTRSWALELAAHGIRVNAVSPGPVKSGALTGMMGLPVDIARSVEETEAAQIPLGRRGEASDLVPWILRLGSAENEWLTGQVLTVDGGWSQRS, from the coding sequence ATGAGTGAACAGACAAACTGGCAAGGCAAGGTCGCCATCGTGACCGGCGGAAGCTCGGGCATCGGGCGGGCGACGGCACTGGCGTTGACTGAACGGGGCGCCAATGTGGTCATCACAGGCCGTGACGGCGCAAGGCTAGCCGACGTCGCGGACAAGAACCCAGCGATCGAAGCGGTTCAGGCCGACAGCGCCGATCCGGCCGCCGGTAAGCGCATTGTCGAGGCGGCAACGCACCTATGGGGCCGACTGGACCTCCTCGTCAACAATGCGGGCGCGGGCAAACCGCTTCCGATCGAAGCCTATGACGGGGAGGTCTTGTCCAACATTTGCGCGGTGAACATCGTTGGCCCGTCTCTCCTGTTGAAGGACGCCCAGGCCGCCCTCACTGCCACCAAGGGCACCGTCGTCAACATCGGAACCGCCCTGTCTCAAAACGCCTCGCCGGGCCTTGCTCACTATGCGGCCACCAAGGCCGCGCTTGAGCATCTGACCCGGTCCTGGGCACTCGAACTGGCCGCGCACGGCATAAGGGTCAACGCGGTCTCCCCCGGCCCGGTCAAAAGCGGCGCGCTAACCGGCATGATGGGACTGCCGGTAGACATTGCACGCTCGGTCGAGGAGACAGAGGCGGCCCAAATTCCCCTCGGCCGGCGGGGCGAAGCGTCCGATCTGGTGCCATGGATCTTGCGCCTGGGGAGCGCCGAAAACGAATGGCTCACCGGCCAGGTGCTCACGGTTGACGGCGGCTGGTCGCAGCGGAGCTAG
- a CDS encoding YciI family protein produces MKSLFVLDLEYAVEFDAVDAQLAAHRVFLEQNYERGVFLASGPKVPRIGGVILATASSRDQIEAIVRDDPFHKNGLAIYHITEFEPRMTAPGLALG; encoded by the coding sequence ATGAAGAGCCTGTTTGTCCTCGATCTTGAATATGCAGTTGAGTTTGATGCGGTCGATGCCCAGCTGGCGGCGCATCGCGTGTTCCTGGAACAGAACTATGAGCGCGGTGTGTTCCTTGCCTCCGGGCCCAAGGTTCCACGAATCGGCGGGGTCATTCTTGCCACGGCGTCCAGCAGGGATCAGATAGAGGCGATTGTCAGGGATGATCCGTTCCACAAGAACGGACTTGCGATCTATCACATCACAGAGTTCGAACCACGCATGACGGCGCCTGGACTGGCGCTTGGCTAG
- a CDS encoding VOC family protein, with amino-acid sequence MTAPSLDGILETAVYVDDMEAAHGFYEGVLGLTRMVAGDRLFAYDVGPAQTLLVFYRGHTGEDVVTPGGVVPGHDSVGHSHFAFRVNAGILQAWRDHFARCDVEIISEVVWPAGGTSLYFNDPDGNVLELASAPLWPNFT; translated from the coding sequence ATGACAGCTCCCTCGCTTGACGGCATTTTGGAAACAGCGGTCTATGTCGACGACATGGAGGCAGCTCATGGCTTCTATGAAGGCGTTCTCGGCTTGACGCGCATGGTCGCGGGAGACCGGCTTTTTGCCTATGACGTTGGTCCGGCGCAGACGCTCCTTGTTTTTTATCGCGGGCATACCGGTGAGGATGTGGTCACGCCCGGTGGCGTTGTCCCCGGTCACGACAGCGTCGGTCATTCCCACTTCGCCTTTCGGGTAAATGCCGGCATACTTCAGGCGTGGCGCGATCATTTTGCGCGTTGTGATGTTGAGATTATCAGCGAGGTCGTCTGGCCGGCGGGTGGCACCAGCCTCTATTTCAATGATCCGGACGGGAATGTTCTGGAACTCGCCTCGGCTCCGCTCTGGCCGAACTTCACCTGA
- the mgtE gene encoding magnesium transporter, with product MANIDLQDDLTADAPVLSVRDEEGHLNQAFIQAVEAAIEAEDAIGLLKLAGKLHEADTGDLIESLGEADRARFVRLLGDDFDYTALTETDEAVRLKLLETLPNEDIAEGLGDLDSDDAVYILEDMDAEDQAEILGELPYADRAQLQRALDYPESSAGRRMQTEFIAVAPFWTVGQTIDYMREARDLPDSFYEIYVVDPTFRLLGAVALDKVLRTTRDENVTSIMTETRHAVLATEDQEEVARRFERYNLVSSAVVDENERLVGILTVDDIVDVIQEEAEEDLRALAGVGDEEISDSVLTIARSRLTWLVVNLGTAVLASIIIALFEDTIEAMVALAVLMPIVASMGGNAGTQTMTVAVRGIATQELGARNMLRVLRREVLVGFLNGLALAVLIGLTAWAWFQSPGLGIVIAGSIIINMLFAGLSGLLIPIALDKVNVDPAIASSVFVTTVTDVVGFFAFLGIAALWFGLPF from the coding sequence ATGGCGAACATCGACCTGCAGGACGATCTGACCGCAGATGCCCCTGTCCTTTCCGTTCGCGACGAAGAGGGCCACCTCAATCAGGCCTTTATCCAGGCGGTTGAGGCTGCCATCGAGGCTGAGGATGCGATCGGGCTCTTAAAGCTTGCCGGCAAACTCCATGAGGCCGACACAGGGGATCTGATCGAGAGCCTCGGGGAGGCTGATCGGGCCCGGTTCGTGCGCCTGCTTGGCGATGATTTCGACTACACCGCCCTGACCGAAACCGACGAGGCAGTCCGCCTCAAGCTGCTGGAAACGCTGCCGAACGAGGATATCGCCGAAGGTCTCGGCGACCTCGATTCCGATGACGCCGTCTACATCCTTGAGGACATGGACGCGGAGGATCAGGCAGAGATCCTCGGCGAACTGCCCTATGCAGACCGGGCGCAGCTTCAGCGGGCTCTGGATTATCCCGAATCCAGTGCCGGCCGGCGCATGCAGACGGAGTTTATTGCTGTCGCGCCGTTCTGGACCGTCGGGCAAACGATCGACTACATGCGCGAAGCGCGCGATCTGCCTGACAGTTTCTACGAGATTTACGTTGTTGACCCGACCTTCCGGCTTCTGGGTGCAGTCGCATTGGACAAGGTCCTGCGCACCACCCGGGATGAGAATGTCACCTCGATCATGACGGAGACCCGTCATGCGGTTCTGGCGACCGAGGATCAGGAGGAAGTCGCCCGTCGGTTCGAGCGCTACAACCTTGTCTCCTCGGCTGTCGTCGATGAGAATGAGCGGCTGGTCGGGATCCTGACCGTCGATGACATCGTCGACGTGATCCAGGAAGAGGCGGAAGAAGATCTGCGCGCCCTGGCTGGGGTGGGCGATGAAGAGATTTCCGACAGCGTTCTGACCATTGCGCGCTCGCGGCTGACATGGCTGGTTGTCAATCTCGGCACCGCGGTTCTGGCGTCCATCATCATCGCGTTGTTCGAAGACACCATCGAGGCGATGGTGGCATTGGCCGTGTTGATGCCCATCGTGGCCTCCATGGGCGGAAACGCCGGCACGCAGACCATGACCGTCGCCGTGCGCGGTATCGCGACCCAGGAGCTGGGCGCGCGCAACATGTTGCGGGTTCTGCGGCGCGAGGTTCTCGTCGGCTTCCTCAATGGGCTGGCGCTGGCAGTACTGATCGGCCTGACCGCCTGGGCGTGGTTTCAAAGCCCGGGTCTTGGCATCGTGATTGCCGGTTCGATCATCATTAACATGCTGTTTGCCGGCCTGTCGGGCCTGCTGATTCCGATCGCCCTCGACAAGGTCAATGTTGATCCGGCGATCGCCTCAAGCGTTTTTGTGACCACTGTCACCGACGTTGTCGGCTTTTTCGCCTTTCTGGGGATTGCCGCCCTCTGGTTCGGCCTGCCGTTCTAG
- a CDS encoding GNAT family N-acetyltransferase, which translates to MSDATIRPLSASDRAEWGRLWQDYLTFYKQDLAPAVTDGLFERLLGEGGHFGIVAELDGRLVGLVHSLPHASTWSLEPTCYLEDLYVDETLRGGGVGRKLIEAVSAEAERLGCYKIYWHTEEGNARARQLYDRIGTLSDFVKYDRP; encoded by the coding sequence ATGAGCGACGCAACGATCCGGCCTTTGTCAGCATCCGATAGGGCCGAATGGGGCCGTCTCTGGCAAGATTACCTGACATTCTACAAGCAGGATCTGGCTCCGGCGGTGACCGACGGCCTGTTCGAGAGGCTTCTGGGCGAGGGTGGGCATTTTGGTATTGTGGCCGAGCTTGACGGCAGGCTTGTGGGCCTTGTGCACTCCCTGCCGCACGCAAGTACCTGGTCGCTCGAGCCTACTTGCTATCTGGAAGACCTCTACGTCGACGAGACCCTGCGCGGCGGCGGTGTCGGGCGCAAGCTGATCGAGGCTGTCTCCGCGGAGGCGGAACGGCTCGGTTGCTACAAGATCTATTGGCACACCGAAGAAGGAAATGCCCGGGCGCGCCAGCTTTACGACCGGATCGGGACTTTGAGCGATTTCGTCAAATACGACCGGCCTTAG
- a CDS encoding PaaI family thioesterase — translation MLLEPRDPNWERRVRQSFARQPFMAHLGASLAHLAPGAVDIQLQLRPELTQQHGFFHAGATSSVADSAAGYAALTLFPAGTGILTSEFKVNLLNPAKASRIVARGRVIKPGRTLTVCRADVFGLDDDDQSHISTCLFTLMCLEGMED, via the coding sequence ATGCTGCTGGAGCCTCGGGATCCGAACTGGGAACGGCGCGTGCGGCAAAGTTTCGCCAGGCAACCCTTCATGGCGCACCTGGGAGCAAGTCTGGCCCATCTTGCGCCCGGTGCTGTCGATATCCAACTGCAGCTCAGGCCCGAACTCACCCAGCAGCATGGCTTTTTTCACGCCGGAGCCACGTCTTCGGTGGCAGATTCTGCGGCCGGATATGCGGCGCTCACGCTGTTCCCGGCAGGAACCGGAATCCTGACGAGCGAGTTCAAGGTCAATCTTCTCAATCCGGCGAAGGCATCGCGGATCGTGGCTCGCGGACGGGTCATCAAGCCCGGCCGGACGCTGACCGTTTGCCGTGCCGATGTCTTTGGTCTGGACGATGATGATCAATCGCATATCTCCACCTGCCTTTTCACCCTGATGTGCCTTGAAGGCATGGAGGACTGA
- a CDS encoding DUF6596 domain-containing protein, translating to MTAPASNAIAVTKILGKLAREEQGRLLSILIGKLRDFQLAEDVLQDAMVSAVSHWGRNGLPKSPQAWLLQVAHRKAIDRIRRTKTAELAGADLALLMEEAAGQDDNPYIPDERLRLIFTCCHPALERKSQVALTLRTLGGLTTEEIARAFLDRDTTMGQRLSRAKTKVAAAGIPYEVPGPEQWPARLDAVLGVVYLIFTTGHAGAADDGRDLAQEALFLCRLLNNLRPDDPEIEGCLALLTINHARRAARLDDAGVRIALLDQDRSLWEASELKEGIALVEVALSRGQLGPYQIKAAIAACHCEGDTPDWAQILLLYDELLAFEPTDVVRLNRAVALAEAGGLEAAIRIVDGLEPSLSDYQPFHAARAELFARAGNLESARVAYEQAITLAPNAADSLFLQGRLFLL from the coding sequence ATGACCGCCCCTGCCTCCAACGCCATTGCTGTTACGAAGATCCTCGGCAAGCTGGCGCGCGAAGAGCAGGGGCGGTTGCTGTCGATCCTCATCGGCAAGCTGCGCGACTTTCAGCTCGCCGAAGATGTTCTGCAGGATGCCATGGTGTCCGCCGTCTCCCATTGGGGGCGCAATGGCTTGCCGAAGTCGCCTCAGGCCTGGCTGCTTCAGGTGGCGCACCGCAAGGCGATCGACCGGATCCGGCGCACAAAAACGGCAGAGCTGGCCGGGGCTGATCTTGCCCTGTTGATGGAAGAGGCTGCCGGGCAGGACGACAATCCGTACATTCCCGACGAACGATTGCGGCTGATCTTCACCTGCTGCCATCCGGCGCTGGAGCGCAAGTCACAGGTCGCGCTGACGCTCCGGACCCTGGGCGGACTGACGACGGAAGAGATCGCGCGGGCCTTTCTGGACCGGGACACAACCATGGGCCAGCGCCTGTCGCGGGCCAAGACCAAGGTGGCGGCAGCAGGCATTCCCTATGAAGTGCCAGGCCCCGAGCAATGGCCGGCGCGGCTGGATGCGGTGTTGGGGGTTGTCTATCTGATCTTCACCACGGGCCATGCGGGAGCGGCTGACGATGGCCGGGACCTGGCGCAGGAAGCACTTTTTCTCTGCCGTCTGCTGAACAACCTTCGGCCGGATGATCCTGAAATCGAGGGCTGCCTTGCGCTGTTGACCATCAATCATGCGCGCCGGGCGGCCAGGCTTGATGATGCGGGCGTGCGAATTGCCCTTCTCGATCAGGATCGTTCGCTTTGGGAGGCGTCTGAACTCAAGGAGGGGATTGCCCTCGTTGAGGTTGCCTTGAGCCGCGGGCAGCTGGGGCCCTATCAGATCAAGGCAGCGATTGCGGCCTGTCACTGCGAAGGCGACACGCCTGACTGGGCGCAGATCCTGTTGCTCTATGACGAGTTGCTGGCTTTTGAACCGACCGACGTCGTTCGGCTCAACCGCGCTGTGGCCCTGGCAGAGGCCGGAGGTCTCGAGGCTGCGATCCGCATCGTGGACGGTCTTGAGCCGAGCCTTTCGGATTACCAGCCGTTCCATGCAGCCCGGGCGGAGCTTTTTGCGCGGGCCGGAAACCTCGAATCGGCGAGGGTCGCCTACGAACAAGCGATCACCTTGGCACCGAACGCAGCTGACAGCCTGTTTTTACAGGGCCGTCTGTTTCTTCTATGA
- a CDS encoding organic hydroperoxide resistance protein: MGVQVAYTTKAKATGGRDGVAETLDGALKLKLATPKELGGAGGEGNNPEQLFAAGYAACFIGAMKFVAAQDKKTIPAETTITSEVGIGPRSEGGFGLEVALEVSLPGLEAHEAEALVAKAHEVCPYSNATRNNIDVKLTIA; this comes from the coding sequence ATGGGTGTTCAAGTCGCTTACACAACAAAAGCCAAGGCAACCGGTGGCCGTGACGGTGTCGCGGAAACCCTCGACGGCGCGTTGAAGCTGAAGCTCGCCACGCCGAAGGAGCTTGGCGGCGCGGGCGGTGAGGGCAACAACCCGGAGCAGCTGTTTGCTGCGGGCTATGCCGCCTGTTTCATCGGTGCAATGAAATTTGTTGCAGCCCAGGACAAGAAGACCATTCCCGCCGAAACGACCATCACATCGGAAGTCGGCATTGGTCCGCGGTCCGAAGGCGGGTTTGGCCTGGAGGTTGCCCTCGAAGTGTCTCTCCCGGGACTGGAGGCGCATGAAGCTGAGGCTCTCGTTGCCAAGGCCCACGAGGTCTGCCCCTATTCCAACGCCACACGCAACAACATCGACGTGAAGCTCACGATCGCCTGA
- a CDS encoding MerR family transcriptional regulator, with product MQIKEAADRLGITERMLRHYEQSGLMETGRADNGYRSYDAADLRRATRIRDLIATGFSTREIRAMAACLSDEGDGPCEGGIAQLLGKLEQIERLRADLDAKRDAVHARLATLRAALSEDA from the coding sequence ATGCAGATCAAGGAAGCAGCCGATCGGCTTGGCATCACGGAACGCATGCTACGCCACTACGAACAATCCGGACTTATGGAGACGGGCCGCGCGGACAATGGCTATCGCAGCTATGACGCCGCAGACTTGCGCCGCGCGACCCGCATCCGCGACCTGATTGCCACCGGGTTTTCGACCCGCGAGATCCGAGCTATGGCGGCCTGCCTGTCCGACGAGGGCGACGGCCCTTGCGAGGGCGGCATCGCGCAGCTGCTCGGCAAGCTTGAGCAGATCGAGCGGCTCAGGGCAGATCTCGACGCCAAACGCGACGCCGTTCACGCCCGCCTTGCCACCCTCCGCGCGGCTCTCTCCGAAGACGCATAA
- a CDS encoding LysE family translocator — MDLTLFLAFLAATTVIIATPGPAVALASSLAVRHGPKAAMASVAGDALGSVVHIVVAVLSLSALLSVASQILPALQIIGGLYILYLAYSAFTAKPHAPEENAVHRGYRSAFISGFFSCVSNPKAIVFFAALFPSFISPEHDVLSQSFIYGLIFVVLDGASIMAYAMLALAALRSPLGSRINVDKLSGAGLFGIGVFLIFKGYRDLRAV; from the coding sequence ATGGATCTGACGCTTTTTCTCGCTTTTCTTGCCGCGACAACGGTGATCATCGCGACGCCGGGGCCGGCCGTGGCTCTGGCGTCCAGCCTTGCGGTGCGGCATGGGCCCAAGGCGGCCATGGCAAGCGTTGCCGGCGACGCGCTTGGTTCGGTTGTGCATATCGTCGTTGCCGTTCTCAGTCTGTCGGCTCTCTTGAGTGTCGCCAGCCAGATCCTGCCGGCGCTGCAAATCATAGGCGGGCTGTATATCCTCTATCTTGCCTATTCGGCCTTCACGGCAAAACCCCATGCGCCTGAGGAAAACGCCGTTCACCGGGGATATCGCTCGGCCTTTATCAGCGGGTTCTTCTCCTGCGTGAGTAACCCGAAGGCCATTGTCTTTTTCGCGGCGCTGTTTCCGAGTTTCATATCACCGGAGCACGATGTCCTGTCGCAGTCCTTCATCTACGGATTGATCTTTGTCGTCCTGGATGGCGCGTCGATCATGGCCTATGCGATGCTGGCACTCGCAGCGCTCAGATCGCCGCTTGGCAGCCGCATCAATGTGGACAAATTGAGCGGCGCGGGCCTTTTCGGGATTGGTGTGTTCCTGATTTTCAAAGGCTATCGGGACCTGCGGGCCGTCTAA
- a CDS encoding MarR family transcriptional regulator: protein MTQTMFPFDLEPVPEPKKTKKKAKAKPAETHAPEGTAVPENQSADTSVAKEKAAEVGARANFSETATVTEPGDLLLEQFLCFSLYSANHAMTRVYKPYLQELGLTYPQYLAMVILWQKDKILVGELGDRLQLESNTMTPLLKRLEAIELLTRTRDKKDERQVRIALTRKGRALKKKTGSLSACILAATGMSVEEVIDLQGKIMLLRDNLLKAAETDQ from the coding sequence ATGACACAAACGATGTTCCCGTTTGACCTGGAGCCGGTACCCGAGCCCAAGAAAACCAAGAAAAAAGCCAAGGCCAAACCGGCAGAAACCCACGCGCCGGAGGGCACAGCCGTTCCAGAAAACCAATCAGCAGACACGAGCGTGGCAAAAGAAAAAGCCGCAGAGGTAGGGGCGCGGGCAAACTTCAGTGAGACAGCAACGGTCACGGAACCGGGCGATCTGCTCCTCGAGCAATTTCTGTGCTTTTCGCTTTATTCCGCCAATCACGCCATGACGCGGGTCTACAAGCCCTACCTTCAGGAGCTTGGCCTCACCTACCCGCAGTATTTGGCCATGGTCATCCTCTGGCAGAAGGACAAGATTCTTGTCGGCGAGTTGGGCGACCGGCTGCAGCTGGAATCCAACACGATGACGCCGCTGCTAAAGCGCCTGGAGGCGATAGAGCTCCTGACCCGCACACGTGACAAAAAAGACGAGCGCCAGGTGCGCATCGCTCTGACCCGCAAGGGCCGGGCCTTGAAAAAGAAGACCGGCAGCCTTTCAGCCTGCATTCTCGCCGCCACCGGCATGTCGGTCGAGGAGGTCATCGACCTGCAGGGCAAGATCATGCTTTTGCGCGACAACCTGCTGAAAGCGGCCGAAACAGATCAATAA
- a CDS encoding isovaleryl-CoA dehydrogenase, translating into MIRNDFPSFNFNLGETADMLRDSVRAFSQDRIAPLAERIDREDWFPRELWPEMGEMGLHGITVEEDWGGSGLGYLEHCIAMEEVSRASASIGLSYGAHSNLCVNQLRRWGTDEQKTRYLSKLISGEHVGALAMSEPGAGSDVVSMKLRAEKKGDKYILNGTKMWITNGPCADTLIIYAKTDPDAGPKGMTAFLVEKDFPGFSVAQKLDKLGMRGSETGELVFQDCEVPEENVLAEVGKGVNVLMSGLDYERAVLSAGAVGIMQAAMDVVIPYIHEREQFGQPIGTFQLVQGKVADMYVAMNATKSYVYAVAQACDRGETTREDAAGAILFAAENATKLALDAIQLLGGNGYINDYPTGRLLRDAKLYEIGAGTSEIRRMLIGRELFNKTK; encoded by the coding sequence ATGATCCGCAACGACTTTCCGTCCTTCAATTTCAACCTGGGCGAAACGGCTGACATGCTGCGCGACAGCGTGCGTGCGTTTTCGCAGGACCGGATCGCGCCGCTGGCAGAGAGGATCGATCGGGAGGACTGGTTCCCGCGCGAACTCTGGCCTGAAATGGGCGAGATGGGTCTTCACGGCATCACCGTGGAAGAGGACTGGGGCGGTTCCGGTCTCGGCTATCTTGAGCATTGCATCGCCATGGAGGAGGTCAGCCGGGCCTCCGCTTCCATCGGCCTGAGCTATGGCGCGCATTCCAATCTTTGCGTTAATCAGCTGCGCCGCTGGGGCACCGATGAGCAGAAGACGCGCTATCTGTCCAAGCTGATTTCCGGTGAACATGTGGGTGCTCTGGCCATGTCGGAGCCAGGCGCCGGGTCCGACGTCGTTTCCATGAAGCTCCGCGCCGAAAAGAAGGGCGACAAATACATTCTCAACGGCACCAAGATGTGGATCACCAATGGTCCCTGCGCGGACACGCTGATCATCTATGCCAAGACCGATCCGGACGCAGGGCCCAAGGGCATGACCGCGTTCCTGGTCGAGAAGGATTTTCCGGGCTTTTCCGTCGCTCAGAAGCTCGACAAACTCGGCATGCGTGGGTCTGAAACCGGCGAACTGGTGTTTCAGGACTGCGAGGTTCCGGAAGAAAACGTGCTTGCCGAAGTCGGCAAGGGCGTCAATGTGCTGATGTCGGGTCTCGACTATGAGCGCGCCGTCCTGTCGGCAGGCGCGGTCGGCATCATGCAGGCGGCCATGGATGTGGTGATCCCCTACATTCACGAGCGCGAGCAGTTCGGACAGCCCATCGGCACCTTCCAGCTGGTGCAGGGCAAGGTCGCGGACATGTATGTCGCCATGAATGCCACCAAGTCCTATGTCTATGCGGTGGCCCAGGCCTGTGACCGGGGCGAGACCACCCGCGAAGATGCGGCCGGGGCGATCCTTTTTGCTGCGGAGAACGCCACCAAGCTTGCCCTCGATGCGATTCAGCTTCTGGGCGGCAACGGCTACATCAATGATTATCCGACCGGTCGCTTGTTGCGCGATGCCAAGCTATATGAAATCGGCGCAGGGACCTCGGAAATCCGCCGCATGCTGATTGGCCGGGAGCTGTTCAACAAGACCAAATAG
- a CDS encoding MAPEG family protein gives MSFYVTTLVALALTPIWLVLWMGVTSARSGFETSIGDGGHSALLLKIRRHGNFIEWVPFTLILMLLAEAQGAGSFWLLAAGGLLVLGRLAHPFGLKETEVHHPLRYVGNGTNFLAVVLLFGTLARLHFGF, from the coding sequence ATGAGTTTTTATGTCACCACCCTGGTCGCGCTTGCGCTGACGCCCATCTGGCTCGTGCTCTGGATGGGCGTTACATCCGCGCGGTCGGGATTTGAAACCTCCATCGGCGATGGCGGTCATTCAGCGCTTTTGCTCAAAATCCGCCGTCATGGCAATTTCATCGAATGGGTGCCTTTTACGCTCATCCTGATGTTGCTTGCCGAGGCCCAGGGAGCCGGCAGCTTCTGGCTTCTTGCAGCGGGTGGTCTGCTGGTTCTTGGCCGGCTTGCGCATCCCTTTGGGCTCAAGGAAACTGAAGTCCATCACCCGTTGCGGTATGTGGGCAATGGAACAAATTTTCTGGCGGTTGTTCTTCTGTTTGGAACACTGGCGCGGCTCCACTTTGGTTTTTGA
- a CDS encoding GH25 family lysozyme, with the protein MRFLQGLLKVLFYVAIGGVLSIAGAAVFFMTWEPDRELYPVRGIDVSHHQGAIDWHQVAADDVAFVYMKASEGGDFKDNAFAANWKNAGEAGLVRGAYHFFSLCKPGAEQAANFLQQLPVQEAMLPPVLDIEFEGNCARRPPRDELLREVSDFVAQVEQASGREVMLYAPEEVYFAYLTGQGLSRPLWARSIWRSPGYANEWAMWQYHQRGDIAGIEGEVDLNVLAGGLTLDSLVR; encoded by the coding sequence ATGCGTTTTTTGCAGGGATTGCTGAAGGTCCTTTTCTATGTGGCCATCGGCGGAGTGTTGTCGATTGCGGGGGCTGCTGTCTTCTTCATGACATGGGAACCGGACAGGGAGCTCTACCCGGTGAGGGGCATTGATGTGTCCCACCATCAGGGCGCGATTGACTGGCATCAGGTCGCAGCAGACGATGTTGCTTTCGTATACATGAAGGCAAGCGAAGGCGGCGACTTCAAGGACAATGCCTTTGCCGCCAACTGGAAGAACGCAGGCGAGGCCGGTCTCGTCCGAGGCGCCTATCATTTCTTCTCGCTGTGCAAGCCGGGGGCGGAGCAGGCTGCCAACTTCCTTCAGCAACTGCCGGTTCAGGAGGCCATGTTGCCGCCGGTACTGGACATCGAGTTTGAGGGCAATTGCGCGCGGCGTCCGCCGCGGGACGAGCTGCTGCGTGAGGTCTCCGATTTTGTGGCGCAGGTGGAGCAGGCAAGCGGCCGGGAGGTCATGCTCTATGCGCCGGAAGAGGTGTATTTTGCCTATCTGACCGGGCAGGGCCTTAGCCGTCCGCTCTGGGCGAGGTCGATCTGGCGCTCTCCGGGCTATGCCAATGAATGGGCAATGTGGCAGTATCATCAGCGCGGCGATATTGCGGGCATCGAAGGGGAGGTGGATCTGAACGTTCTCGCAGGCGGGTTGACGCTGGATTCACTGGTGCGATGA
- a CDS encoding YciI family protein: protein MKYLMLIYADPANEPVYGTPEFEKMMAGYMSLSEKMAADGVMLAGEGLKEAETSTTLRVRGEKVETMDGPFAETKEHLGGFYLIDVPDLDAALKYAALIPSAEYGTVEVRPVMDYPDAG, encoded by the coding sequence ATGAAATATCTGATGTTGATCTACGCCGACCCTGCAAACGAGCCCGTTTATGGCACGCCGGAATTCGAGAAGATGATGGCCGGTTACATGTCCTTGAGCGAGAAGATGGCAGCCGATGGTGTGATGCTCGCAGGCGAGGGGCTGAAGGAGGCCGAGACAAGCACAACCTTGCGCGTGCGCGGTGAAAAGGTCGAGACCATGGATGGCCCCTTCGCGGAGACCAAGGAACATCTCGGCGGTTTTTATCTCATCGATGTTCCCGATCTCGATGCGGCTTTGAAATATGCAGCTCTGATCCCAAGCGCTGAATACGGCACTGTCGAAGTGCGTCCGGTGATGGACTATCCTGACGCCGGCTAG
- a CDS encoding MerR family DNA-binding transcriptional regulator has product MQRLYTITQLTQEFAITTRTLRFYEAQGLLSPQRRGRQRLYTPADRTRLKLILRGKRLGFSLAEISEIIEMYGKAPGEPGQLRLLMQKISDRRAELLEKRRDLEHALNDLDEVEAGCRVRMKELGLEFEDFAAARDALEETV; this is encoded by the coding sequence ATGCAGCGGCTCTACACCATCACGCAATTGACCCAGGAATTCGCGATCACGACGCGAACGCTGCGCTTTTATGAAGCGCAAGGGCTCTTGTCTCCCCAGCGCCGTGGCCGTCAGCGGCTTTATACGCCCGCCGACCGAACACGCCTCAAGTTGATCCTGCGCGGCAAGCGACTTGGCTTTTCCCTGGCCGAAATCAGCGAGATCATCGAGATGTACGGCAAGGCGCCTGGTGAGCCCGGTCAGTTGCGTTTGCTGATGCAGAAAATCTCCGATCGCCGCGCCGAGCTTCTGGAAAAGCGGCGGGACCTCGAACACGCGCTCAACGATCTCGATGAGGTCGAAGCCGGATGCCGCGTGCGCATGAAGGAACTCGGGCTTGAGTTCGAGGACTTTGCGGCTGCACGGGACGCCCTGGAGGAAACGGTCTGA